DNA from Chloroflexota bacterium:
TTCCAATGACCCCGACGCCTATGCCAACGCTGCCCCCGCCGTTGCCCACCGCGACGCCCATACCGCTCACAAAAGCCTGGGCTTCCGGTTCTGAAGTGGTCTATCTTTGGGATACCCCGGATGGCAAAATCATGCAGGCCATCCCCAACGGGGATGATCTGATGGCAACCGGGAACACAGCCGAATGGGGCGGCTTTGCCTGGGTAGAGGTGGTTTGGAAGTCGATCACTGGCTGGGTGGTGGATGAACAAATCCACGATTTACCCTATGCGCCACTGGCCTATGTCACATCGGAGGATGGGGCCAATATGCGTGACCAACCCTCAGGCGGAATCTTTGCCTGGCTGCCGCCTGGAACGCCGATCATGGAAGTGCTCGAAGAACAGGCGCGCGATGAAAACAATCCGATGAGCTGGGTGCGTGTGCGTCTGCCCGATAATCAAATCGGCTGGGTGGCGAAATTCACCCTGGAAGCATTAGGAGGTGAATAGCGGAAGATCAAACGAAGCCAGCGTACCAAAGGAATCAAACGCGCAAAGAAGCCAAAAGGCTCAAACACATTTCTTGTAGGAGAAAACAAGTATGAAGCAAAAAATCCAACAAAAAGCACTCGCGAAAACGCTCGTAGTCAAGGAAAAAGGGCAGGGTTTGGCTGAGGTTGCCATCATCCTGGCCCTGGTCGTGATTGTGTCGA
Protein-coding regions in this window:
- a CDS encoding SH3 domain-containing protein, whose translation is MELDLRTTKGRIILFGGGALVFMALIVLVVFFSSLFAPEAVAEAPPTATPLPTEIPMTPTPMPTLPPPLPTATPIPLTKAWASGSEVVYLWDTPDGKIMQAIPNGDDLMATGNTAEWGGFAWVEVVWKSITGWVVDEQIHDLPYAPLAYVTSEDGANMRDQPSGGIFAWLPPGTPIMEVLEEQARDENNPMSWVRVRLPDNQIGWVAKFTLEALGGE
- a CDS encoding Flp family type IVb pilin is translated as MKQKIQQKALAKTLVVKEKGQGLAEVAIILALVVIVSIAAVRLLGINIDAALTTVANAI